The Actinomadura sp. WMMB 499 genome includes a window with the following:
- a CDS encoding DUF4303 domain-containing protein, whose product MRFGGAPMGADPVRWAAIEELAVPLADAARAAFTQARDAHPGETFYCYGLFTGPLLEYILPTCSSEEGLRAVARVYAAEFGGLVGAQADGLRWSPADSPHHMLGEHHFGPVADLLARRDADAGESDEDVEAEVETRLEACFRALARLDREGFFGDGDERERVIVTVLQGDQSDRSRLENARRLNPPAAVARLARGLVVREPSSGDARTFGSTGAYQVTALAFAAEAGLLVACGSGGEVFAWEAADGREILAVRHYASYWRAAISADGRTLVLRDGGDPVRVSLPGGICRAAGFDDAWDVAVSPDGAVTAAAGETVRAFEAGRERWRVERPAAAVRFGAGGTLLAIVGDGRKKGVAVLDAADGAVVAELVRTGPTVRHCVAWSADGTLVAVGDPVSVRLWRRDGRAFGSGRSMPFPAGTGQPADLAFSPNGTVLATAHEDGDVHVWEVGTGRHVRRLRGPQESMNAVVWLDDERLAAAGRDVDSGPPVRVWRV is encoded by the coding sequence GTGAGGTTCGGGGGCGCCCCGATGGGCGCGGACCCGGTTCGCTGGGCGGCGATCGAGGAACTGGCGGTGCCGCTGGCCGACGCGGCCCGCGCGGCGTTCACCCAGGCCCGGGACGCCCATCCCGGCGAGACGTTCTACTGCTACGGGCTCTTCACCGGCCCGCTCCTGGAGTACATCCTGCCGACGTGCAGTTCGGAGGAGGGGCTGCGGGCGGTGGCGCGCGTGTACGCGGCCGAGTTCGGCGGCCTGGTCGGGGCACAGGCGGACGGCCTGCGGTGGAGCCCGGCGGACTCGCCGCACCACATGCTCGGCGAGCACCACTTCGGCCCGGTCGCGGACCTGCTGGCGCGCCGCGACGCGGACGCCGGCGAGAGCGACGAGGACGTCGAGGCGGAGGTGGAGACGCGGCTGGAGGCGTGCTTCCGCGCGCTGGCCAGGCTCGACCGCGAAGGGTTCTTCGGCGACGGGGACGAGCGCGAACGCGTGATCGTCACGGTGCTGCAGGGCGACCAGAGCGACCGGAGCCGGCTGGAGAACGCGCGGCGGCTGAACCCGCCCGCGGCGGTCGCGCGGCTGGCCCGCGGCCTGGTCGTGCGGGAACCGTCGTCCGGGGACGCCCGGACGTTCGGCTCGACGGGGGCGTACCAGGTCACGGCGCTCGCGTTCGCGGCGGAGGCGGGGCTGCTCGTGGCGTGCGGGTCGGGCGGCGAGGTGTTCGCGTGGGAGGCGGCGGACGGCCGGGAGATCCTGGCCGTGCGGCACTACGCGAGCTACTGGCGGGCCGCGATCTCGGCGGACGGCCGGACGCTCGTCCTGCGCGACGGGGGCGACCCGGTGCGCGTCTCGCTGCCGGGCGGGATCTGCCGCGCGGCGGGCTTCGACGACGCCTGGGACGTCGCGGTGTCGCCGGACGGCGCCGTCACGGCGGCCGCGGGCGAGACCGTCCGGGCGTTCGAGGCGGGGCGCGAGCGGTGGCGGGTGGAGCGTCCGGCGGCGGCGGTGCGGTTCGGCGCGGGCGGGACGCTGCTGGCGATCGTCGGGGACGGCCGGAAGAAGGGCGTCGCGGTGCTGGACGCGGCGGACGGGGCGGTCGTGGCCGAGCTCGTCCGGACGGGCCCGACGGTGCGGCACTGCGTGGCGTGGTCGGCGGACGGGACGCTCGTCGCGGTGGGCGACCCGGTGTCGGTCCGGCTGTGGCGGCGGGACGGCCGGGCGTTCGGGTCCGGCCGCTCGATGCCTTTTCCGGCAGGCACCGGACAGCCCGCCGACCTGGCGTTCTCGCCGAATGGAACGGTCCTGGCGACGGCCCACGAGGACGGCGACGTCCACGTCTGGGAGGTCGGCACCGGGCGGCACGTGCGGCGGCTGCGCGGGCCACAGGAGTCGATGAACGCGGTCGTCTGGCTGGACGACGAGCGGCTGGCGGCGGCCGGGCGCGACGTCGACTCGGGGCCGCCGGTGCGCGTCTGGAGGGTGTGA
- a CDS encoding SMI1/KNR4 family protein yields MTGFDIVRDLPAALHDREAAWTYVRGFAAHWGVPLGPGDGTPGTELDAAEGHLGVRLPAAVREAYALFGRRPDLHTNLHGLLAPDDFYLHAGGVVFREEHQGVATWGVLVTDMHAGDAGAPDPPVRISMDDEPWKPWYDTFSVACLEILLTEATQSEDLCDHRDLDAGDDLERHFTRVPLPFPGDTVAFYAGPGVLLCDAVGMLSVRARDQETLDRFRDAHPGPWLNG; encoded by the coding sequence CCGGGAGGCCGCCTGGACGTACGTCCGGGGCTTCGCCGCCCACTGGGGCGTCCCGCTCGGCCCCGGCGACGGCACCCCCGGCACCGAACTGGACGCCGCCGAAGGACACCTCGGCGTCCGGCTGCCCGCCGCCGTGCGGGAGGCGTACGCGCTCTTCGGCCGCCGCCCCGACCTGCACACCAACCTGCACGGTCTGCTGGCACCGGACGACTTCTACCTGCACGCGGGCGGAGTCGTGTTCCGCGAGGAGCACCAGGGCGTCGCGACATGGGGCGTCCTCGTCACCGACATGCACGCCGGTGACGCGGGCGCCCCCGACCCGCCCGTCCGGATCAGCATGGACGACGAACCCTGGAAGCCCTGGTACGACACGTTCTCCGTCGCCTGCCTGGAGATCCTCCTGACCGAGGCCACCCAGTCCGAGGACCTCTGCGACCACCGCGATCTCGACGCCGGCGACGACCTCGAGCGGCACTTCACCCGCGTGCCGCTGCCCTTCCCCGGCGACACGGTCGCGTTCTACGCGGGGCCCGGCGTGCTCCTGTGCGACGCCGTCGGCATGCTTTCCGTCCGCGCCCGCGACCAGGAGACCCTCGACCGCTTCCGGGACGCCCACCCGGGTCCCTGGCTGAACGGCTGA